A region from the Pseudonocardia petroleophila genome encodes:
- a CDS encoding tyrosine-type recombinase/integrase — MATVDDNWYALIKRPDGTTQKVPTSRHGVGSRWLVRWRDDAGTPRKKSFVRKADAERAAAEIETELARGTYLDPDAGMIRFRDYAEQWRQSQFSDPGTTYQVGIRFRLHVYPTFGHLPLRTITPSVIRQWTSGLRMARSYQRTIFANVSQVFGAAIADDLIAKNPCRSGTVRKPAPDPRPIIPWPAQWVAGVRDALPARYAVLATLAAGAGLRQGEILGLTPDDIDTRHGTVHVRRQVKLTAANQPYLALPKGRKTRSVPVPASVIDAVLDHLTVLPARTLTLPWDRPDGDPLTVSLVLTSRESTPVNRHYFNAKIWKPALVVAGVPPTRDNGCHALRHYYASVLLDGGESIKTVSERLGHADPAFTLRTYTHLLPSSESRTKQIIEAALPALPRRPGPRPCATDVPRSSR; from the coding sequence ATGGCCACCGTCGACGACAACTGGTACGCACTGATCAAGCGGCCGGACGGGACCACGCAGAAGGTCCCCACATCGCGCCACGGTGTCGGGTCCCGGTGGCTGGTCCGATGGCGCGACGACGCGGGCACACCACGGAAGAAGTCCTTCGTCCGCAAGGCAGACGCCGAACGCGCCGCGGCCGAGATCGAGACCGAACTGGCACGAGGGACCTACCTCGACCCGGACGCCGGCATGATCCGCTTCCGCGACTACGCGGAGCAGTGGCGACAGTCGCAGTTCTCCGATCCCGGGACCACCTACCAGGTCGGGATCAGGTTCCGGCTCCACGTCTACCCGACGTTCGGGCACCTGCCGCTGCGCACCATCACCCCGTCGGTCATCCGCCAGTGGACGAGCGGCCTGCGGATGGCACGCAGCTACCAGCGCACGATCTTCGCGAACGTCTCCCAGGTCTTCGGCGCCGCCATCGCCGACGACCTCATCGCCAAGAACCCCTGCCGGTCCGGCACTGTCCGCAAACCGGCCCCCGACCCGCGCCCGATCATCCCGTGGCCCGCCCAGTGGGTGGCCGGCGTCCGCGATGCCCTTCCCGCCCGGTACGCCGTCCTCGCCACCCTCGCCGCAGGCGCGGGATTGCGGCAGGGCGAGATCCTGGGCCTCACCCCCGACGACATCGACACCCGGCACGGGACCGTCCACGTCCGGCGGCAGGTCAAGCTCACGGCCGCCAACCAGCCGTACCTCGCCCTACCGAAGGGCCGGAAGACCCGCTCGGTTCCCGTTCCCGCATCGGTGATCGACGCCGTCCTCGATCACCTGACAGTCCTACCCGCCCGGACGCTGACGTTGCCGTGGGACCGGCCAGACGGAGACCCACTCACCGTCTCGCTGGTGCTCACCAGTCGGGAGTCCACGCCGGTGAACCGGCACTACTTCAACGCGAAGATCTGGAAGCCGGCCCTCGTGGTCGCCGGTGTCCCGCCGACGCGGGACAACGGCTGTCACGCGCTTCGGCACTACTACGCGAGCGTCCTGCTCGACGGTGGCGAGTCCATCAAGACGGTCAGCGAACGCCTCGGCCACGCCGATCCGGCCTTCACTCTGCGTACCTACACCCACCTCCTTCCGAGCAGCGAGAGCCGAACGAAGCAGATCATCGAAGCGGCGCTGCCGGCGCTCCCCCGACGTCCCGGGCCGCGCCCATGTGCCACAGATGTGCCACGATCATCGAGATGA
- a CDS encoding DUF4394 domain-containing protein, producing MRTSLKAGLVTVATGALLAVPLSAASATERHGLDVVGLVDGITLVDFETDDTDQHGATDVTGLDGDVSLVGIDYRVQDGALYGVGDAGGIYTIDGHGTATKVAQLSIDLAGELFGVDFNPAANALRVVSDTGQNLRQPFAMPGAPTVADTALTNPAVAPATGTTPAEGVTAVAYTNNDDAAGTATTLFAVDTTADRVAIQSPANAGTLAPTGGLGVDAGPDAGADIYTSADGNRAFATLEVGGMRGLFEVDLLTGSAEHLGALDGVTDIALPIDQG from the coding sequence ATGCGCACGTCCCTGAAGGCCGGCCTCGTCACCGTCGCCACCGGCGCACTACTTGCCGTGCCGCTGTCCGCCGCTTCGGCCACCGAGCGGCACGGCCTCGACGTCGTCGGCCTCGTCGACGGCATCACGCTGGTCGACTTCGAGACCGACGACACCGACCAGCACGGCGCCACCGACGTCACCGGCCTCGACGGCGACGTCTCACTCGTGGGGATCGACTACCGGGTGCAGGACGGGGCCCTCTACGGCGTCGGCGACGCAGGCGGCATCTACACGATCGACGGGCACGGCACGGCCACCAAGGTCGCCCAGCTGAGCATCGACCTCGCCGGCGAGCTCTTCGGCGTCGACTTCAATCCCGCCGCCAACGCACTGCGGGTCGTCAGCGACACCGGCCAGAACCTGCGCCAACCCTTCGCCATGCCCGGTGCCCCGACGGTGGCCGACACCGCCCTGACCAACCCGGCGGTCGCCCCCGCCACCGGCACCACACCCGCAGAGGGGGTGACCGCGGTCGCGTACACCAACAACGACGATGCGGCCGGTACCGCCACCACGCTGTTCGCCGTCGACACGACCGCCGACCGGGTCGCGATCCAGTCCCCCGCCAATGCCGGGACGCTCGCCCCGACCGGCGGCCTGGGGGTGGACGCCGGCCCGGACGCCGGAGCCGACATCTACACCTCGGCCGACGGCAACCGGGCCTTCGCCACGCTGGAGGTCGGCGGTATGCGGGGGCTGTTCGAGGTGGACCTGCTCACCGGATCGGCCGAGCATCTCGGGGCGCTCGACGGCGTCACCGACATCGCCCTGCCGATCGACCAGGGCTAA
- a CDS encoding helix-turn-helix transcriptional regulator, whose product MESQPHPLWGVHEVATYLGVPVATLYQWRHRAYGPRGRRVGRYIRYDPDDVRRWFNDRSETVT is encoded by the coding sequence ATGGAGAGTCAGCCGCACCCGCTGTGGGGCGTTCACGAGGTCGCCACCTACCTCGGCGTTCCCGTCGCCACCCTCTATCAGTGGCGCCACCGCGCGTACGGACCCCGAGGCCGCCGTGTCGGCCGCTACATCCGCTACGACCCCGACGACGTCCGCAGATGGTTCAACGACCGGAGCGAGACAGTCACATGA
- a CDS encoding copper resistance CopC family protein, producing the protein MLRTIGAPLIAATLVLLTGSPALAHSDLVRSDPVDGGAVDGVARPVTLEFGDELDAGSVTIRLIGSAGFQAQLAPPTTTRTVVVQPLPTLINDEYVLWYGAVATDGHPVRGSISFTVTGSVVRQTSGPVHGQHALPPTAATGSGHHGEAAQHPSLHVWAWLVGGALVIGCSVVAVRWLSGRRRASTY; encoded by the coding sequence GTGCTGCGAACCATCGGCGCGCCGCTGATCGCGGCGACGCTGGTGCTGCTCACCGGCAGCCCGGCGCTGGCCCACTCCGATCTCGTGCGCAGTGATCCGGTCGACGGTGGGGCGGTGGACGGGGTCGCTCGTCCGGTCACGCTGGAGTTCGGCGACGAGCTCGATGCGGGTTCTGTCACCATCAGGTTGATCGGCTCGGCTGGATTTCAGGCTCAACTCGCTCCACCGACGACGACGCGGACCGTGGTCGTGCAGCCGTTGCCGACCCTGATCAACGACGAGTACGTCCTCTGGTACGGAGCCGTCGCCACCGACGGCCATCCCGTTCGCGGCAGCATCAGCTTCACGGTGACCGGCTCTGTCGTCCGCCAGACCAGCGGCCCTGTTCATGGACAGCACGCGCTACCGCCCACCGCCGCTACCGGCTCCGGTCACCATGGGGAGGCGGCCCAGCATCCATCCCTCCACGTATGGGCGTGGCTGGTGGGTGGTGCCCTGGTGATCGGGTGCTCGGTGGTGGCGGTGCGTTGGCTCAGCGGGCGGCGGAGAGCTTCGACGTATTAG
- a CDS encoding multicopper oxidase family protein: MTARTHLGRRRDVPRRDTWTRRELLMMAGAGVGALALGACSGITFAGTSPLGPVTTLGLDAGQVRLDLEGTPVETWGYNGTVPGPEIRLREGETLRVPLRNGLSDPTTVHWHGISLVNAMDGAPFLTQAPVEPGAGFDYEFVVPEAGTHWYHAHVGHQLDRGLYGALIVEPRHEELSYDREYTLLLDDWRDGLDDRSEYSAGHGGHDPTGSPALPADPREWVSFGGRFYPLTLVNARPPADPYTLDVRLGERIRLRVINAAADTGFRFAIGGHRLTVTHADGMPVQHVTVDAIRIGMGERYDVLIEADAPGAWQVGVMPEGRTGYGRAILRYLDAAGSTAPPSDLRPTELDGRLLTYDDLVNTGKEETPAAGSPDRTFALTLSGTDILADGLDPTEPFLVDSGEWVRFTLRNESMKWHPMHLHGHHFRVSTPGGNGPLKDTAAVPARGGELTFDWRADNPGAWMFHCHNHYHMEDGMMRTVTYRT, encoded by the coding sequence ATGACAGCACGGACCCACCTCGGGAGGCGCCGGGACGTACCCCGCCGAGACACCTGGACGCGCCGCGAGCTCCTGATGATGGCCGGCGCCGGAGTGGGCGCTCTCGCGCTGGGCGCCTGCTCCGGCATCACCTTCGCTGGGACGTCCCCGCTCGGGCCGGTCACCACGCTCGGGTTGGATGCCGGGCAGGTTCGGCTCGACCTCGAAGGCACCCCCGTCGAGACCTGGGGCTACAACGGCACCGTTCCCGGACCGGAGATCCGGCTCCGAGAGGGAGAGACCCTCCGTGTCCCGCTGCGCAACGGGCTGTCCGATCCGACCACGGTGCACTGGCACGGCATCTCGCTGGTCAACGCGATGGACGGGGCCCCGTTCCTCACGCAGGCACCGGTCGAGCCGGGCGCCGGTTTCGACTACGAGTTCGTGGTACCCGAGGCCGGCACACACTGGTACCACGCCCATGTCGGGCACCAGCTCGATCGGGGCCTCTACGGGGCCCTGATCGTGGAGCCGCGCCACGAGGAGCTCTCCTACGACCGGGAGTACACCCTGCTGCTGGACGACTGGCGCGACGGGCTCGACGACCGATCCGAGTACTCCGCCGGCCACGGCGGCCACGACCCGACGGGGAGCCCCGCACTCCCGGCCGATCCCCGTGAGTGGGTCTCCTTCGGCGGCCGCTTCTACCCGCTGACCCTGGTCAACGCCCGGCCCCCGGCCGACCCGTACACGCTGGACGTGCGCCTCGGCGAACGGATCCGTCTACGCGTGATCAACGCTGCGGCCGACACCGGCTTCCGCTTCGCCATCGGTGGCCACCGGCTGACCGTGACCCATGCCGACGGCATGCCGGTGCAGCACGTCACCGTCGACGCCATCCGTATCGGCATGGGCGAGCGCTACGACGTCCTCATCGAGGCCGACGCTCCGGGGGCGTGGCAGGTGGGCGTCATGCCGGAGGGACGAACGGGATACGGCCGAGCGATCCTGCGCTACCTCGACGCCGCCGGATCCACCGCGCCACCATCGGATCTGCGCCCCACCGAGCTCGATGGGCGACTCCTGACCTATGACGATCTGGTCAACACAGGCAAGGAGGAGACCCCTGCCGCCGGCTCCCCGGATCGGACGTTCGCCCTGACCCTGTCCGGAACCGACATCCTCGCCGACGGCCTCGACCCCACCGAACCGTTCCTCGTCGACTCCGGCGAGTGGGTGCGCTTCACCCTGCGCAACGAGAGCATGAAGTGGCACCCGATGCACTTGCATGGTCACCATTTCCGGGTGTCCACCCCCGGCGGGAACGGGCCGCTCAAGGACACCGCCGCGGTTCCGGCGCGCGGCGGTGAGCTGACATTCGACTGGCGTGCGGACAATCCGGGCGCCTGGATGTTCCACTGCCACAACCACTACCACATGGAAGACGGCATGATGCGCACCGTCACCTACCGGACCTGA
- a CDS encoding tyrosine-type recombinase/integrase, which translates to MAHVNDAWYVERRQPDGTTRRQKTPRHGLGKRWIVRWRDHAGEDRKQFFDRKTDAEQAAARLDTELARRTYVDPRAGEIAFRDYAEQWRLGQFADPNTAYQVRARLQLHVYPKLGNLALQVITPSHIRSWLRGLTVSLSYQRTLFANVSQIFTAAVADDILAKNPCVNRTVRKPVADPHQIVPWTAQQVTDVHRALPDRYAILALLAAGTGLRQGEILALSAADLDLARRSIHVRRQIKLTPGNQPYFALPKGRKIRTVPLPDSVRDALTQHLDRFPARTVTLGWDGTDGKPTTADLILTTRERKPVNRHYFNAKIWKPALTAAGIAPTRENGCHALRHYYASVLLDGGESIKTVSERLGHADPGFTLRTYTHLLPQSDTRTRDIIDTALRALPPRKPTSSASVAHVRYSSGPTRPRRAPGYFGPER; encoded by the coding sequence GTGGCCCACGTCAACGACGCCTGGTACGTCGAACGACGCCAGCCCGACGGCACCACCCGCCGGCAGAAGACGCCCCGGCACGGGCTGGGCAAGCGGTGGATCGTGCGCTGGCGCGACCACGCCGGCGAGGACCGCAAGCAGTTCTTCGACAGGAAGACCGACGCCGAGCAGGCCGCCGCCCGTCTCGACACCGAGCTCGCCCGCCGCACCTACGTCGACCCCCGCGCCGGTGAGATCGCCTTCCGCGACTACGCCGAGCAGTGGCGCCTGGGTCAGTTCGCCGACCCCAACACCGCCTACCAGGTCCGCGCCCGACTGCAGCTGCACGTCTACCCCAAGCTCGGGAACCTCGCGCTGCAGGTGATCACGCCGTCGCACATCCGCAGCTGGCTGCGCGGCCTCACCGTCTCGCTCAGCTACCAGCGCACCCTGTTCGCGAACGTCTCCCAGATCTTCACCGCCGCGGTCGCCGACGACATCCTCGCCAAGAACCCGTGCGTCAACCGCACCGTCCGCAAGCCCGTCGCCGACCCGCACCAGATCGTGCCGTGGACCGCGCAGCAGGTCACCGACGTCCACCGCGCCCTGCCCGACCGCTACGCGATCCTCGCGCTGCTCGCGGCCGGTACCGGCCTGCGCCAGGGCGAGATCCTCGCCCTGTCCGCCGCCGACCTCGACCTCGCGCGGCGCAGCATCCACGTCCGGCGCCAGATCAAGCTCACCCCCGGCAACCAGCCCTACTTCGCCCTGCCCAAGGGCCGCAAGATCCGCACCGTCCCGCTGCCCGACTCGGTCCGCGACGCACTCACGCAGCACCTCGACCGCTTCCCCGCCCGCACCGTCACCCTCGGCTGGGACGGCACCGACGGCAAGCCCACCACCGCCGACCTGATCCTCACCACCCGCGAGCGCAAGCCGGTCAACCGGCACTACTTCAACGCGAAGATCTGGAAACCCGCCCTCACCGCGGCCGGCATCGCGCCCACCCGCGAGAACGGCTGCCACGCGCTGCGCCACTACTACGCCAGCGTCCTGCTCGACGGCGGCGAGTCCATCAAGACCGTCAGCGAACGCCTCGGCCACGCCGACCCCGGCTTCACCCTGCGCACCTACACCCACCTGCTCCCCCAGAGCGACACCCGCACCCGCGACATCATCGACACCGCACTCCGGGCGCTACCTCCGAGGAAGCCGACGAGCAGCGCCTCCGTTGCGCACGTGCGGTACTCCTCCGGACCGACCAGGCCGCGACGCGCACCGGGCTACTTCGGTCCAGAGCGCTGA
- a CDS encoding cytochrome c oxidase assembly protein has protein sequence MPHQQVMPSGPARVGRSRSAVGSLVVAGTSLGLLVALWLTASAGSAIADVLGLPDPGLVVRYGLPAVRVVADIGAAATVGFLLLAAVLAAPQASGYLDIAGYRSVRVAAGCAWLWAGAALVMVPLTVAEVLGRPVGDVLALGPLAAALPLLPTSAAWLLTAVLATLIAAGCRATLTWGWAGVLLGAAVVGLLPVAATGHSAVGGSHDLATDSLMIHIVAAAVWVGGLIAVLSLAARPSPDQLGTVLPRFSMIAAWCWGLMALSGLANLAVRIPLTLPNLLSGYGVIAVAKTASLMLLGVLGYLHRRSALAPAVRGDRRALLRLGAGEVLLMLATIGLAVGLGRTPPPAPGETGEPSRTGEELGYELAGPPSGLGGLVVDGRPDLIFVVVVAVMLVAYLAGVRRLGAEGRAWPIRRSSAWLAGCAVVLLATSSGLGRYGAAMLSVGVAAQLLLTLVAPLLLVLGAPLALARQAVPEVKRVLAHPTIAVLGRPFPAVLVFAATVVMLYGFGLIDSLLASQPGRLALDALLLSVGVVLVGALTSGAVARGRAVALLVLVQAGVGIGLLLRTEPIAATFYRGLGLPWVPDLLDQQRLAGVVWLVGQVALVPILAVGLARARAR, from the coding sequence ATGCCACATCAGCAGGTCATGCCCTCCGGACCGGCCCGGGTGGGGCGGTCTCGGTCGGCCGTCGGCTCCCTCGTCGTGGCCGGGACCTCGCTCGGTCTGCTCGTTGCGCTGTGGCTGACGGCCTCCGCCGGGTCGGCGATCGCCGACGTCCTCGGATTGCCGGATCCCGGGCTCGTCGTGCGATACGGGCTGCCTGCCGTACGGGTGGTGGCCGACATCGGTGCGGCGGCGACGGTCGGGTTCCTGCTGCTCGCGGCGGTACTGGCGGCCCCACAGGCCAGCGGGTACCTCGACATCGCGGGGTACCGATCCGTCCGTGTGGCTGCCGGATGCGCGTGGCTGTGGGCGGGGGCAGCGTTGGTGATGGTCCCGCTGACCGTGGCCGAGGTGCTGGGACGCCCGGTCGGTGACGTGCTGGCACTCGGTCCGTTGGCCGCAGCCCTGCCGTTGCTCCCGACGTCGGCGGCATGGTTGCTCACCGCGGTACTGGCCACTCTGATCGCGGCCGGTTGCCGAGCGACCTTGACGTGGGGGTGGGCCGGTGTGCTCCTGGGGGCCGCGGTCGTCGGGCTGCTGCCGGTGGCGGCCACCGGACATTCCGCGGTCGGGGGGTCGCACGACCTCGCCACCGACAGCCTGATGATCCACATCGTGGCCGCGGCGGTGTGGGTCGGCGGGCTCATCGCGGTGCTGTCGCTCGCCGCGCGTCCCTCGCCCGACCAGCTGGGCACGGTGCTGCCGCGCTTCTCGATGATCGCCGCATGGTGCTGGGGGCTGATGGCGTTGTCGGGGCTGGCCAACCTGGCGGTCCGCATCCCGTTGACGCTGCCGAACCTGCTGTCCGGCTACGGGGTCATCGCGGTGGCCAAGACGGCGTCGCTGATGCTGCTCGGGGTTCTCGGCTACCTGCACCGGCGGAGCGCTCTGGCCCCGGCCGTCCGGGGTGACCGCCGCGCGCTCCTGCGGCTCGGGGCGGGCGAGGTGCTACTGATGCTGGCCACGATCGGCCTGGCCGTCGGTCTGGGGCGGACGCCGCCCCCAGCCCCGGGCGAGACCGGTGAACCCTCGCGCACCGGTGAGGAGCTGGGGTACGAGCTGGCCGGGCCACCCTCCGGGCTCGGCGGTCTTGTCGTCGACGGGCGTCCGGACCTCATCTTCGTCGTCGTCGTCGCGGTGATGCTGGTGGCCTATCTGGCCGGCGTCAGGCGGCTGGGCGCGGAGGGACGGGCGTGGCCGATCCGCCGGTCGTCGGCGTGGCTGGCCGGCTGTGCTGTGGTGCTCCTCGCGACCTCGTCCGGTCTCGGTCGCTACGGAGCGGCGATGCTGAGCGTCGGTGTCGCGGCGCAGCTGCTGCTGACGCTGGTGGCACCCCTGCTCCTGGTGCTCGGGGCGCCGCTGGCGCTCGCCCGGCAGGCGGTGCCGGAGGTCAAGCGGGTGCTCGCGCACCCGACGATCGCCGTGCTGGGACGTCCGTTCCCCGCGGTGCTCGTCTTCGCGGCGACCGTGGTGATGCTCTACGGGTTCGGGCTGATCGACTCCCTGCTCGCGTCACAGCCGGGTCGCCTGGCCCTGGACGCGTTGCTCCTGTCGGTCGGTGTCGTCCTGGTCGGGGCGTTGACGAGCGGGGCCGTCGCCCGCGGCCGGGCTGTGGCCCTGCTCGTCCTCGTCCAAGCCGGGGTCGGCATCGGCCTGTTGCTGCGTACCGAGCCGATCGCCGCGACGTTCTACCGGGGGCTGGGCCTGCCCTGGGTACCCGACCTGCTCGATCAGCAACGCCTCGCCGGTGTCGTGTGGTTGGTGGGACAGGTGGCGCTCGTCCCGATCCTCGCGGTCGGGCTTGCTCGGGCGCGAGCACGGTGA
- the lnt gene encoding apolipoprotein N-acyltransferase, with translation MATGAGAAWALGAQPRGWWPLLPLGVAALTVALHGRGLRARLWLGGVAGAVLYGTTLGWLTGFAAAGYVAIAALEAVMLAVAVGLVPTAHSGRWAGGWWALPAGLVLLDAAQTRFPFNGFPLPALVHAQLDGPFVFVAPLGGSLLVTAVAATAGVGLAALVLTIGRARLIAVGVAVALAGVPVAVGAAVATADAGSLDVAVVQGGGPRGLRAVFTDPQDTTDRQFAVAEQITGSPDLVLFPETVISVDGSIAGSAGDARAAELARRLDAPVVVGVVENQGPGFRNAAVLWGPDGTILGRYEKEHRVPFGEYIPGRELLSRVTDLTALVPRDAIAGEGTAVLVSPAGPLGVVISYEVLFADRVREAVTAGGRIVLVPTNAASYVTEDVPAIEVAGARLRALEYGRTVLQSAPTGYSVVVAPDGRVLAQSGLGSPALLREAVPLRTGLTPYARTGDGPMLLLAALALLLPVLVRRRAAR, from the coding sequence TTGGCCACCGGCGCGGGTGCGGCCTGGGCGCTCGGGGCGCAACCGCGAGGATGGTGGCCGTTGCTCCCGCTCGGGGTGGCCGCGCTGACGGTCGCGCTGCACGGGCGCGGGCTCCGTGCCCGGCTGTGGCTCGGCGGTGTGGCGGGCGCCGTCTTGTACGGCACGACGCTGGGCTGGCTCACCGGCTTCGCCGCGGCCGGGTACGTCGCGATTGCCGCGTTGGAGGCCGTCATGCTCGCCGTTGCGGTCGGTCTCGTGCCCACCGCCCACAGCGGTCGTTGGGCGGGAGGCTGGTGGGCGCTGCCGGCCGGGCTGGTGCTGCTCGACGCGGCGCAGACCCGGTTCCCGTTCAACGGGTTCCCGCTCCCCGCACTCGTGCACGCGCAGCTCGACGGCCCATTCGTGTTCGTTGCGCCGCTGGGCGGCTCGCTGCTGGTCACGGCCGTGGCCGCCACCGCCGGCGTCGGCCTGGCCGCCCTGGTTCTCACGATTGGCCGGGCCCGGCTGATCGCAGTGGGTGTGGCGGTGGCGCTGGCGGGTGTCCCCGTCGCGGTGGGCGCGGCCGTCGCCACCGCCGATGCCGGCAGCCTGGACGTGGCGGTCGTGCAGGGCGGCGGGCCGCGCGGTCTCCGGGCGGTGTTCACCGACCCGCAGGACACCACCGACCGGCAGTTCGCCGTGGCCGAGCAGATCACCGGCTCCCCCGACCTGGTGCTGTTCCCGGAGACCGTGATCAGCGTCGACGGGTCGATCGCCGGCTCGGCAGGTGACGCGCGTGCCGCCGAGCTCGCCCGGCGCCTCGACGCACCGGTCGTCGTCGGGGTCGTGGAGAACCAGGGCCCCGGGTTCCGCAATGCGGCGGTGCTGTGGGGTCCCGACGGCACGATCCTCGGCCGCTACGAGAAGGAACACCGCGTCCCGTTCGGCGAGTACATCCCCGGGCGCGAACTGCTCAGCCGCGTCACCGACCTCACCGCGCTCGTGCCCCGTGACGCCATCGCCGGCGAGGGCACCGCCGTGCTGGTGTCCCCGGCCGGGCCGCTCGGCGTCGTCATCTCCTACGAGGTTCTCTTCGCCGACCGCGTGCGCGAGGCCGTCACGGCAGGCGGGAGGATCGTCCTCGTGCCTACCAACGCGGCGTCCTACGTCACCGAGGACGTGCCTGCGATCGAGGTGGCCGGCGCCCGGCTGCGGGCCCTGGAGTACGGCCGCACGGTGCTGCAGTCGGCGCCCACCGGCTATTCCGTGGTGGTCGCTCCCGACGGGCGGGTGCTGGCCCAGAGTGGGCTCGGCAGCCCGGCCCTGCTGCGCGAGGCGGTGCCGCTGCGCACCGGTCTGACGCCCTACGCCCGCACCGGTGACGGCCCCATGCTGCTGCTCGCCGCGCTCGCGCTGCTGCTCCCGGTACTGGTGCGCAGGCGGGCCGCCCGATGA
- a CDS encoding helix-turn-helix transcriptional regulator, protein MDDRPEPLWGIPEVAHYLQIPVATLYQWRHHRYGPPGRRVGRYVRYDPDEVRRWFTEQSDGAA, encoded by the coding sequence GTGGACGACCGACCCGAACCGCTCTGGGGCATCCCCGAGGTGGCGCACTACCTGCAGATCCCCGTCGCCACGCTCTACCAGTGGCGCCACCACCGCTACGGCCCGCCCGGACGCCGCGTCGGGCGCTACGTCCGCTACGACCCCGACGAGGTCCGGCGCTGGTTCACCGAGCAGTCCGACGGCGCCGCCTGA
- a CDS encoding DUF3105 domain-containing protein, giving the protein MSEQPQDRPVGRWSRIGGPLVLLLAAASFGVVAVSVLIPSDAERELASFAPTAEQPDPSTRIPGIVVTPVADHDHAAAATGSTADGRAVPPVGGPHGPGYAACDGVAHPDPIPDTDAVHAMERGAVWITYDPARTAPNTVQALTVTRVTDADFLFMSPFPGLDSPISLQAWGHRLTLDTPDDPRFEQFIRALSDNPYTTPLPDAGCAPGT; this is encoded by the coding sequence ATGAGCGAGCAGCCGCAGGACCGGCCGGTCGGCCGGTGGTCGCGGATCGGCGGGCCGCTGGTCCTGCTGCTGGCCGCCGCATCGTTCGGGGTGGTTGCGGTGAGCGTCCTGATCCCGTCCGACGCCGAGCGGGAGCTCGCCTCCTTCGCCCCCACGGCGGAGCAGCCCGATCCCTCGACGCGGATCCCCGGGATCGTCGTCACGCCGGTCGCGGACCACGACCACGCAGCTGCCGCGACCGGCTCCACCGCCGACGGCAGGGCCGTTCCCCCCGTCGGCGGCCCGCACGGCCCGGGGTACGCGGCGTGCGACGGGGTCGCCCACCCCGATCCGATCCCCGACACCGACGCCGTGCACGCCATGGAACGGGGCGCGGTCTGGATCACCTACGACCCCGCCCGCACCGCTCCGAACACGGTGCAGGCCCTCACCGTCACGCGGGTCACCGACGCCGACTTCCTTTTCATGTCGCCCTTTCCCGGTCTCGACAGCCCGATCTCCCTGCAGGCGTGGGGACACCGGCTCACCCTCGACACCCCCGACGACCCGCGTTTCGAACAGTTCATCCGGGCGCTGAGCGACAACCCGTACACGACTCCCCTGCCCGACGCCGGCTGCGCCCCGGGCACCTGA